In Magnetococcus sp. PR-3, one genomic interval encodes:
- a CDS encoding CHASE2 domain-containing protein, with translation MKRPYTHMAVGLRLLIVGIVLLLGLFLDLSPIQSLQLFSMDRMQQLFPRPAVPQLPIRIVAIDEASLNTYGQWPWSRKTLATLVSQLHQMGAKGVVFDMVLAEPDRTSPEQLMGQWSDHHDMLQALKQLPTHDDLLAEQIQKLPVVLGRIPHGEASPPIRSKARFPRIGTVNITPLPHIPSLILNRPILEATAQGTGVIAQPKLASDGVLRRVNLLFRQGENLHPALSLEMLRIWAGRENILLHGHEKGLTHLQLGPLYLPTAADGSVWLHFRPLDPNRYISAQQVLQSGIDTKFIKDHWIFVGATAPGLADRSHTPLGEVVPGVEVHEQLLEQMVLEHSLTRPWWDNLAVTIILLIFAMGLWRWSYPHPKKKLLLWVMLALLLTPILSLTLFQNKGWMVDPLYPMLCMMLLTLVHVGFHLLKLERQRRQLEDRNVFWAHINHEIRTPLNPIIGLTHLTLNTDLDVQQREYLSRIEDSSRALLSIINQSLDLAKMDAGHFSIDLEPFSIQSLMERISSLYMVRATEKNLHFNTHLDEQMPDLLMGDPLRLEQVLGNLLSNAIKFTHEGGIHVQIEQVSTHPGEQVSLEFKVKDSGIGLTKSQLARLFQAFVQAEKETSRKYGGTGLGLTISQRLVEMMGGKIDVESQPSQGTCFSFTIGFPLPSMDELNRFAEPERKRPTPRFNQTPILVAEDNKTNRLLVEELLRSVGVHPTLVENGQQALDALQHGDYHAVLLDVQMPVMDGHETTRYIRQQTRWKNLPIIAMTGQAMAQERDMCLLSGMNDHLSKPVTPHLLFETLAKWLPCVRVDEPPTTTKSEEPLDADLLALESINLPIALARVQGSQLRLRQLLRIFYQDHHDDAARLQVLLAEQAWQQAEALVHSLKGTAANLSATALSQESGRLEGLFKQNRGLEVDHATLQRHLNQLCTQIEPILTTQPTSPAPTKTDLGTVKPLLVELRKLLLESNPEAENLLPPLLQACGSQHQPLVKQLQEQIDLFEFEQALELLDQLEQTL, from the coding sequence ATGAAACGTCCATACACACATATGGCTGTTGGGCTACGCCTGCTGATTGTAGGGATCGTATTGCTACTGGGTCTGTTTCTGGATTTGTCTCCCATACAGAGCCTACAGCTATTCAGTATGGACCGCATGCAACAACTGTTTCCACGTCCTGCTGTCCCCCAGCTGCCCATACGTATTGTGGCCATTGACGAAGCAAGCCTGAATACCTATGGACAGTGGCCCTGGTCTCGTAAAACCTTGGCAACATTGGTTTCCCAACTTCATCAAATGGGCGCTAAAGGCGTTGTATTTGACATGGTACTGGCCGAACCGGATCGCACCTCACCCGAGCAGTTGATGGGCCAGTGGAGCGATCATCACGACATGCTGCAGGCCCTAAAGCAGTTGCCGACTCACGATGATTTACTGGCAGAACAGATCCAGAAACTACCTGTGGTTTTAGGGCGTATTCCCCACGGAGAAGCAAGCCCCCCCATTCGTAGCAAAGCTCGTTTTCCCCGTATCGGCACCGTTAATATTACACCCTTACCACACATTCCAAGCCTTATCCTCAACCGCCCCATACTGGAAGCAACCGCGCAAGGCACGGGCGTTATTGCGCAACCCAAACTTGCGTCTGATGGCGTACTGCGCCGGGTTAATCTTCTCTTCCGCCAAGGTGAGAACCTACACCCGGCCTTAAGCCTGGAGATGCTGCGTATTTGGGCAGGCCGTGAGAATATTTTACTCCATGGTCATGAAAAGGGGTTAACGCACCTACAGCTGGGTCCACTCTATCTGCCAACGGCAGCCGATGGTTCCGTGTGGCTACACTTTAGGCCTCTGGACCCGAATCGCTATATTTCGGCCCAGCAAGTCCTGCAAAGCGGTATTGATACCAAATTTATCAAAGACCACTGGATTTTTGTTGGGGCAACCGCACCGGGCTTGGCAGACCGTTCCCACACCCCTTTGGGGGAAGTGGTACCTGGGGTGGAGGTTCATGAACAGCTACTGGAACAGATGGTTCTGGAACACAGCTTAACCCGCCCATGGTGGGACAACCTAGCCGTCACAATTATTTTACTCATCTTTGCCATGGGGTTATGGCGCTGGAGCTACCCACACCCTAAAAAAAAGCTGCTGCTGTGGGTTATGCTAGCCCTACTCTTAACCCCAATACTAAGCCTTACTCTTTTTCAGAACAAAGGTTGGATGGTTGACCCCCTCTACCCCATGCTGTGCATGATGCTGCTCACCCTGGTGCATGTGGGGTTTCATCTGTTAAAGCTGGAGCGGCAACGGCGACAGTTGGAGGACCGTAATGTCTTTTGGGCCCATATCAACCATGAAATCCGTACCCCACTAAACCCCATTATTGGCCTTACCCACCTCACCCTTAATACCGATCTGGATGTTCAACAACGGGAATATTTATCCCGTATTGAGGACTCATCCCGTGCTCTTCTGAGCATTATCAATCAATCTCTAGACTTGGCTAAGATGGATGCAGGGCATTTCAGCATTGACCTGGAGCCCTTTTCTATTCAAAGCCTTATGGAGCGCATATCAAGCCTTTACATGGTACGGGCCACTGAAAAAAACTTGCATTTCAACACCCATCTGGATGAGCAGATGCCTGATCTGCTGATGGGTGATCCCTTACGCCTTGAACAGGTGTTGGGTAACTTATTAAGCAACGCCATTAAGTTTACCCATGAGGGGGGCATTCATGTACAGATTGAGCAGGTTTCCACACACCCAGGTGAACAGGTAAGCCTTGAGTTCAAAGTGAAGGATAGTGGTATTGGCCTGACCAAATCCCAGTTAGCCCGTCTGTTTCAGGCTTTTGTTCAAGCAGAAAAAGAGACCAGCCGAAAATATGGGGGTACGGGGTTGGGGTTGACCATCAGTCAGCGGCTGGTTGAGATGATGGGGGGAAAAATTGATGTCGAGAGCCAGCCGAGTCAGGGCACCTGTTTTAGTTTTACCATCGGTTTTCCCCTCCCCTCCATGGATGAGCTGAACCGTTTTGCCGAACCAGAACGCAAACGTCCAACACCCCGATTTAATCAAACCCCAATTTTGGTTGCCGAGGATAACAAAACCAACCGTTTATTGGTGGAGGAGCTACTGCGCAGCGTAGGTGTTCACCCAACCCTGGTTGAAAATGGCCAACAAGCGCTGGATGCCCTACAGCATGGGGATTATCATGCGGTACTTTTGGATGTTCAAATGCCGGTCATGGATGGTCATGAAACCACCCGCTACATTCGCCAGCAAACTAGGTGGAAAAACCTACCCATCATCGCGATGACAGGTCAAGCCATGGCACAAGAGCGGGATATGTGCCTGCTCTCGGGGATGAACGACCACCTAAGTAAGCCTGTCACCCCACATTTGCTCTTTGAAACTCTGGCTAAATGGCTACCTTGCGTGCGAGTGGATGAACCACCGACAACGACCAAGTCAGAAGAACCTTTGGATGCTGATTTACTTGCATTGGAGAGCATCAACCTTCCCATCGCCCTTGCACGGGTACAGGGCAGTCAACTTCGTCTACGTCAACTGTTGCGCATTTTTTATCAGGATCATCATGATGATGCAGCGCGTTTACAGGTGTTGCTGGCGGAACAAGCTTGGCAACAGGCTGAGGCCTTGGTACATAGCCTAAAAGGTACCGCTGCCAACCTTTCAGCCACCGCACTATCACAGGAGTCAGGCCGTTTAGAGGGGCTTTTCAAACAGAACAGGGGCCTGGAGGTCGATCATGCAACCCTGCAGCGTCACCTAAACCAGCTGTGTACACAAATTGAACCCATACTCACCACGCAACCAACCTCACCAGCCCCAACTAAAACAGACCTTGGCACCGTTAAACCGTTGCTGGTTGAGCTACGTAAACTCCTTTTAGAATCTAACCCAGAAGCTGAAAACCTGCTCCCTCCCCTACTTCAAGCATGTGGCAGCCAGCATCAGCCTTTGGTCAAACAGCTCCAGGAGCAGATTGACCTGTTTGAGTTTGAACAGGCACTAGAGCTGTTGGATCAGTTGGAACAGACCTTGTAA
- a CDS encoding FecR family protein encodes MKCPDLRSLIVITILLLLPTLVHAAEEAAQVLISRGQVVAMVSNGKPRPLERGSKLTSGETIVTGKKARAQIRFSDGTLITLEPDTRFAIDHYLFGRSRSKDQVFLKLLKGGVRVLTGEIPKHRAERFKLETTLAILGVRGTDFAARLNKKLDVSVLSGLVSVTNQAGSLLLRAGQNATVVGANLLPRLSDQILQPDKARGFSDQVELFRHGIHEQKDEMNTKISDSIKTPSDVQDLDPSILKLFGPDVGPGGGDDGGGGGGGGGGGGGGGGGGGG; translated from the coding sequence ATGAAATGCCCTGACCTCAGATCGTTAATCGTCATTACCATCTTACTGCTGCTTCCCACTCTGGTCCATGCCGCCGAGGAAGCTGCCCAGGTGCTCATCAGTCGCGGTCAGGTTGTTGCCATGGTTAGCAACGGCAAACCACGTCCCTTGGAGCGTGGCTCTAAATTAACAAGTGGAGAAACCATTGTGACGGGCAAAAAAGCTCGGGCACAGATCCGCTTTAGTGATGGCACCCTCATTACTTTAGAGCCTGACACCCGCTTTGCCATTGATCACTATCTATTTGGCCGCAGCCGCAGCAAAGACCAAGTGTTCTTAAAGCTTCTTAAGGGAGGAGTAAGGGTTTTGACGGGAGAGATCCCTAAACATCGTGCCGAGCGGTTCAAGCTGGAGACAACGCTGGCAATCTTAGGGGTGCGAGGTACGGACTTTGCGGCCCGCTTGAATAAAAAACTGGATGTCAGCGTGCTCTCAGGTCTTGTTTCCGTGACCAACCAGGCAGGTAGTTTACTTCTGCGGGCCGGACAGAATGCCACGGTTGTCGGGGCGAATCTTTTGCCACGCTTAAGCGATCAGATACTGCAGCCGGATAAAGCACGCGGCTTTAGTGACCAAGTGGAACTGTTTCGTCATGGTATTCATGAACAGAAAGATGAAATGAATACCAAAATCAGTGACTCCATAAAAACCCCATCGGATGTTCAAGACCTGGATCCTTCTATCCTCAAACTGTTTGGTCCTGACGTCGGGCCCGGTGGCGGTGATGACGGCGGCGGCGGCGGTGGCGGTGGTGGTGGCGGCGGTGGCGGTGGTGGTGGCGGCGGTGGTTAA
- a CDS encoding hybrid sensor histidine kinase/response regulator, protein MQGQDLYTHMLLLKDQDHQVTIETLYAGEWQNQFKPLLEKNTTMGFSKASWWIQLRVKNPTENAISWLLHAPYNHTDHLDVYQQTVSGQITGLQLGDLRPFSNRPIAAESYVVPITTPAHGDQLLYLRMQHVDGGMIDAQLRAWSIQSYYEANEEHGLLKGFFFGGLIFMAVYNLFIFFATRLTEYLWYVAYVVTLLISSLIMMGIGHRYLYNDSPFLTNSLTVISMSIMFMSIIQFSRSFLNTSQHLPRADWLLKAAMIYTFAAPCIMLLGNKILAIKLLLSMGVFIIILPFIGMWVWRQGKRRARFYTVAWVIAAFCYSPTLMWWLGISESMLLSTWAGRIGLWFEAAFFSLALADHINLLRQQQEQAIHREQQSLKQSKSKLKDEVMARTQDLQHAKQIADQANDAKSRFIATMSHEIRTPINGIMGMSHLIQKTQLNPQQKEYVANIHTSTNYLLEIVNNVLDFSKIEAGKLEIESVPFSLHAVMHELATFFAEKAQAKQLSYRMNVPHTLPQKLMGDPLRLKQILINLIGNAIKFTETGWVRIEVQLHDQTDSQVTLRFLVRDSGIGIEPQKVGELFEAFSQADASTSRKYGGSGLGLSICQRLVAQMGGQISVTSTLGKGTEFDCTLSFRPLSPALEVQASLKETVWTPAPLPSAHILLVEDNPINQQVAVELLEQAELNVTVASHGQAALDLLAQSHFDLVLMDIQMPVMDGYQTTRHIRALEHLSNLPIIAMTAHAMAGDQERCLAEGMNDHIPKPVEPQRLYQTIGRWLQHPPSPAMEGSASPLENSTDLFPGINHTAGLSRIRGNHALYHKLLVEFYTDHQGDMIKLQKYNQQGDQASLRKLAHALKGTAANLGAETLSRAAAMVEQKPEASTLARLAEAHTCVMQGLKGITTERFDPTLAEPFTSTQLQSAITKLMRLIREASPKAMDQLPPLLQMVGTPHQESMEQLCEQVDAYDFEQARQTLNQLAQSIGIQVGSEP, encoded by the coding sequence TTGCAGGGGCAAGATCTCTATACCCATATGCTTTTGCTGAAAGACCAGGATCATCAGGTTACCATTGAGACCCTGTATGCGGGAGAGTGGCAAAATCAGTTTAAACCGTTGCTCGAAAAAAACACCACCATGGGTTTTTCTAAAGCCTCTTGGTGGATACAACTACGTGTAAAAAACCCAACTGAGAACGCCATTTCCTGGTTGTTGCATGCCCCCTATAATCACACCGATCATCTCGACGTTTACCAACAGACCGTATCGGGGCAGATCACAGGTTTACAACTTGGGGATCTACGTCCTTTTTCTAACCGTCCCATTGCTGCAGAATCCTATGTGGTTCCAATCACCACCCCAGCACACGGTGACCAGCTGCTCTATTTACGTATGCAGCATGTCGATGGGGGTATGATTGACGCCCAACTCCGTGCCTGGTCCATACAGAGCTATTATGAAGCCAATGAAGAACACGGCCTGTTAAAGGGATTTTTCTTTGGTGGCTTGATCTTTATGGCTGTGTATAACCTGTTTATCTTTTTTGCCACACGTCTAACTGAGTATTTATGGTATGTGGCCTATGTGGTGACACTTCTGATCTCCAGCTTAATCATGATGGGGATCGGGCATCGTTATCTCTATAACGACTCCCCATTTTTAACCAATAGTTTAACCGTGATAAGCATGAGCATTATGTTCATGTCCATCATCCAATTTAGTCGGAGTTTTCTTAATACCTCTCAACACCTACCCCGGGCAGATTGGCTTTTAAAAGCCGCGATGATCTACACCTTTGCCGCACCGTGCATTATGCTTTTAGGCAATAAGATTCTCGCCATTAAGCTGCTTCTTAGTATGGGTGTTTTTATCATTATTCTACCCTTTATCGGCATGTGGGTTTGGCGCCAAGGTAAACGCCGTGCTCGGTTTTATACGGTCGCCTGGGTTATCGCTGCCTTTTGCTACTCTCCCACATTAATGTGGTGGTTAGGTATTTCAGAGTCCATGCTGCTTTCAACCTGGGCAGGGCGTATCGGTTTATGGTTTGAAGCGGCTTTTTTCTCTTTGGCCCTGGCAGACCACATCAACCTACTACGGCAACAACAGGAACAGGCCATACACAGGGAGCAGCAAAGCTTAAAGCAAAGCAAGAGTAAGCTTAAAGATGAAGTGATGGCACGTACGCAAGATCTACAACACGCCAAACAGATTGCCGACCAAGCCAACGACGCTAAAAGCCGCTTTATTGCCACCATGAGCCACGAAATTCGAACCCCCATCAATGGTATTATGGGGATGTCACACCTCATTCAAAAAACCCAGCTCAACCCACAACAAAAAGAGTATGTTGCCAACATTCACACCTCTACGAACTACCTTCTTGAAATTGTAAATAATGTTCTGGATTTCTCAAAAATTGAAGCTGGCAAGCTAGAGATTGAATCGGTCCCTTTTAGCCTGCATGCAGTGATGCATGAGCTCGCCACCTTTTTTGCTGAAAAAGCTCAAGCTAAACAGTTGAGCTATCGTATGAACGTACCCCACACACTCCCTCAAAAACTAATGGGAGACCCGCTACGCCTGAAGCAGATACTGATTAACCTGATCGGAAATGCCATTAAGTTTACCGAAACAGGCTGGGTGCGGATCGAGGTTCAGCTGCACGATCAAACAGACAGCCAGGTTACTCTACGTTTTTTGGTACGCGACAGCGGGATCGGTATTGAACCACAAAAAGTCGGAGAACTGTTTGAGGCCTTCTCTCAAGCCGATGCCTCCACCTCACGCAAGTATGGGGGCAGTGGCTTAGGGCTCTCCATCTGCCAACGTTTGGTCGCCCAAATGGGGGGGCAAATCTCTGTGACCAGTACCCTGGGCAAAGGGACTGAGTTTGACTGCACACTCAGTTTTAGACCCTTGTCGCCCGCCTTGGAGGTCCAAGCTTCCCTTAAAGAGACGGTATGGACCCCTGCGCCCTTACCCTCTGCACACATTTTATTGGTTGAGGACAACCCCATTAATCAACAGGTGGCTGTGGAATTATTGGAGCAGGCTGAGCTAAACGTAACCGTGGCAAGTCATGGTCAGGCGGCATTGGATCTACTGGCCCAAAGCCACTTTGATTTGGTGTTAATGGATATTCAAATGCCGGTTATGGATGGTTATCAAACCACACGTCATATCCGAGCTTTAGAACACCTCTCCAACCTCCCCATTATCGCCATGACGGCCCATGCGATGGCTGGTGATCAAGAGCGCTGCTTAGCCGAAGGCATGAATGACCATATTCCCAAACCGGTTGAGCCCCAACGACTCTACCAAACCATTGGCCGTTGGCTACAACATCCCCCCTCGCCTGCCATGGAGGGCTCCGCCTCGCCTTTAGAGAACAGCACAGACCTATTCCCAGGTATTAATCATACAGCTGGTCTCTCACGCATTCGGGGGAACCATGCACTTTACCACAAGCTTTTAGTTGAATTTTATACGGATCATCAAGGAGATATGATAAAACTGCAAAAATACAATCAACAGGGGGATCAGGCATCTTTACGTAAATTGGCTCACGCCCTTAAGGGAACCGCCGCCAACCTTGGGGCTGAAACGTTATCCAGGGCAGCAGCCATGGTTGAACAAAAACCAGAGGCCTCAACCCTGGCACGACTGGCAGAGGCTCATACCTGTGTTATGCAGGGCTTAAAAGGTATCACCACAGAGCGCTTTGACCCCACCTTGGCTGAGCCTTTTACCTCAACTCAGCTACAAAGCGCCATCACCAAGCTGATGAGACTGATCAGGGAGGCCTCACCAAAGGCCATGGATCAACTGCCTCCCCTTCTACAAATGGTTGGTACACCTCACCAGGAGAGTATGGAACAACTGTGTGAACAGGTGGACGCATATGATTTTGAACAGGCACGACAAACCTTAAACCAGCTGGCACAATCCATCGGCATACAAGTTGGAAGTGAACCATGA
- a CDS encoding tetratricopeptide repeat protein, translating to MQANQLLRSFIPYFIGALLITTSVQAEQTAWLEGKHLFDAGEVEKAFLVLEPLEPEWGGVLAYDLLLGRVLMRMHKWERASFAMERVLIADPNHGEALAATQTIQKKMAESALRGENAIAQTRLKGFVRLGMGYDGNVSQGPDAHSMLFPTIDHLGSFDLDSLSRESDPFTLMGMVVGLSHDLPGPWQIIGSAELDIKRQLDRDDLREATGTLRVGVLHNLKRDQVGFVGLANLWRLGGENYRSSYGGIASYRYRPKPQRSITLSYQVLRHDHPNDPDLNGVDQQLTVQHHHQQPGIRPSSTSITARLRRKRVVGVDLDVTTTNAYLAYDGAGVTLERTHPLDDTLTVQGSLGYEYRWHHEMMPLYYDDQRDSQINFSLALGWRAKPDWELFLAGQYTKNTSNQDVFDYDRMVLSILSRWYFDHEMP from the coding sequence ATGCAGGCTAACCAGCTCCTTAGAAGCTTTATCCCCTATTTTATAGGGGCGCTTCTCATCACCACTTCGGTACAAGCTGAACAGACGGCTTGGCTGGAGGGGAAGCATCTCTTTGATGCTGGAGAGGTCGAAAAAGCTTTTTTGGTGCTCGAACCGCTTGAGCCTGAATGGGGCGGCGTTCTAGCTTACGACCTGCTCCTTGGCCGTGTACTCATGCGCATGCACAAGTGGGAACGCGCCAGTTTTGCGATGGAGCGGGTTTTAATTGCCGATCCTAACCATGGTGAAGCCCTAGCAGCTACCCAGACAATCCAAAAAAAGATGGCTGAAAGTGCATTACGTGGCGAGAATGCTATCGCCCAAACCCGCTTAAAAGGGTTTGTACGGTTGGGCATGGGCTATGATGGTAACGTTAGCCAAGGTCCAGATGCACACAGTATGCTTTTTCCCACCATTGATCATTTAGGATCCTTTGATCTAGACAGCCTAAGCCGTGAAAGTGATCCCTTCACCTTAATGGGCATGGTGGTTGGTTTATCCCATGATCTACCCGGTCCATGGCAGATCATCGGCAGTGCGGAACTGGATATCAAACGACAGCTGGACCGAGATGATTTAAGGGAAGCTACGGGCACACTAAGGGTGGGTGTTCTGCATAACCTAAAGCGCGATCAAGTGGGGTTTGTGGGGCTTGCCAACCTATGGCGCCTGGGTGGTGAGAACTACCGGTCTAGCTATGGGGGCATCGCCTCGTATCGCTACCGACCAAAGCCTCAACGATCCATAACCTTGAGCTACCAGGTTCTACGCCACGATCACCCCAACGACCCTGATCTTAATGGGGTGGATCAACAGCTGACGGTACAACACCATCACCAGCAGCCAGGTATACGCCCGAGCTCTACCAGTATAACGGCCCGTTTACGTAGAAAGCGCGTTGTTGGGGTGGATCTTGATGTCACCACCACCAATGCTTACCTAGCCTATGATGGTGCAGGTGTAACACTGGAAAGAACACACCCCCTAGACGACACCCTGACTGTGCAGGGGAGCCTGGGCTATGAATACCGCTGGCATCATGAAATGATGCCGCTCTATTATGATGATCAACGAGACAGCCAGATCAACTTTTCCCTCGCTCTGGGCTGGCGGGCCAAACCAGACTGGGAGCTCTTTTTAGCTGGGCAGTATACCAAAAACACCTCCAATCAAGATGTGTTTGACTATGATCGGATGGTCCTTTCCATCCTCAGCCGCTGGTACTTTGACCATGAAATGCCCTGA
- a CDS encoding hybrid sensor histidine kinase/response regulator, whose product MSDMQSVIMVVDDERLNINVLNDILKQEHRVKVALSGQQALERAKTIPKPDMILLDIQMPEMDGYEVCRHLKSDLETQDIPIIFITTLTQEEDEKRGLALGAVDYITKPVNPSITLARVNTHLGLKHARESLAERNAELEKMLDMRESIDRITRHDLKTPLHGILGVTDYLLDEPSICDDDKEMIRLQERAGYKMLEMINRSLDMLQMEQGNYRLKPEPVNVVRIIERILDELQQTSASLVVQGVEQAPYPLFHIIGEELLFYSMLANLIKNAHEAQPDGEIVTLILAMEPEPTIRIHNPAVVPAAIQARFFDKYVSMGKSEGTGLGTYSAKLIAQTLGGQIHMHSSEKEGTTITLRFSDQQKPHAQREEFGDAG is encoded by the coding sequence ATGAGTGATATGCAATCGGTCATAATGGTTGTTGATGATGAACGACTGAACATTAACGTTTTGAACGACATTCTTAAACAGGAACACCGGGTGAAGGTTGCCTTAAGTGGTCAACAGGCATTGGAACGTGCCAAGACCATACCTAAGCCGGATATGATTCTACTAGATATTCAAATGCCAGAGATGGATGGATATGAGGTTTGCCGCCATCTGAAAAGCGACCTTGAAACCCAAGATATTCCGATTATTTTCATCACGACCTTAACCCAGGAAGAGGATGAAAAGCGGGGGCTGGCTTTGGGGGCTGTCGACTACATTACTAAACCTGTGAACCCTTCCATCACCCTAGCTAGGGTTAACACCCACCTGGGTTTAAAACATGCCCGAGAGAGCTTGGCAGAACGTAATGCTGAACTAGAAAAAATGTTGGATATGCGAGAGAGCATTGACCGTATTACCCGACACGATCTTAAAACCCCTCTTCATGGTATTTTAGGGGTAACCGATTATCTTCTGGATGAACCAAGCATCTGTGACGATGATAAAGAGATGATACGCTTGCAAGAGCGGGCTGGTTATAAAATGTTGGAGATGATTAACCGCTCTTTAGACATGCTGCAAATGGAACAGGGAAACTATCGGTTAAAGCCAGAACCGGTCAATGTGGTACGGATTATCGAACGGATACTTGATGAACTGCAACAAACTTCAGCCTCTCTTGTTGTACAAGGGGTTGAACAGGCCCCTTACCCTCTTTTTCACATTATTGGAGAAGAGTTACTCTTCTATTCCATGTTGGCAAACCTGATCAAAAATGCGCACGAGGCCCAACCAGATGGAGAGATCGTGACCCTTATCCTCGCCATGGAGCCTGAGCCGACGATTCGGATACATAACCCCGCCGTTGTTCCAGCGGCTATTCAGGCCCGTTTTTTTGATAAGTACGTAAGCATGGGTAAATCTGAAGGCACCGGTTTAGGAACCTACTCGGCGAAGCTAATTGCCCAAACTCTGGGTGGTCAGATCCACATGCACTCCTCTGAAAAAGAGGGGACTACCATTACCTTACGGTTTTCTGATCAACAAAAGCCTCACGCACAGAGAGAGGAATTTGGTGATGCAGGCTAA